The Castanea sativa cultivar Marrone di Chiusa Pesio chromosome 11, ASM4071231v1 genome contains a region encoding:
- the LOC142617214 gene encoding putative LRR receptor-like serine/threonine-protein kinase At1g56140 isoform X1 — translation MAGSSPLLVYAFCAACIFCQLFELAQAQNRTDPAEVTALNTIFQKWGISANSDQWNISGEPCSGAAIDSTDFEDTNFNPLIKCDCSANSNSTCHITQLKVYALNVVGVIPDELWTLTFLINLKLGQNYLTGNLSTSIGKLYRMQYLSFGINALSGTLPKELGNLTELISLSFSTNNFTGSLPSDLGKLVKLEQLYIVSSGVSGAIPLTFANLKSLKTVWASDTELTGRIPDFIGNWSKLTTLRFQGNSLEGPIPSTFSKLTSLTELRISDLSNGSSSLAFIQNMKSLSILVLRNNNISDSIPSNIGEYQKLSQLDLSFNNITGQIPNALFNLSSLSYLFLGNNKLNGTVPTQKSGSLVNIDLSYNNLQGSFPSWVSEQNLQLNLVANNFTIESSSSSVLPSGLNCLQRDFPCNRGTGRYSEFAIKCGGPQITSSNGIVYERDNETLGPATYYVVDTDRWAVSNVGYFTGTNNAQYTSFSSSQFTSLDSELFQTARLSASSLRYYGLGLENGNYTVSLQFAEIAFVNTETWQSLGRRVFDIYIQGNLVLKDFDIRKEAGGASFAAVPKEYNNVQVSENYLEIHLFWAGKGTCCVPAQGTYGPSISAISATPEFTPTVSNMPPSSNKNRTGLIVGVVVGVGVLSFLAVFVVFYIVQRRKPLTNDDEELLGIDAKTFTFSYAELKTATEDFIPDNKLGEGGFGPVYKGTLSDGRVIAVKQLSVTSHQGKNQFLTEIATISAVQHRNLVKLYGCCIEGDKRLLVYEYLENKSLDQALFGKRILNLDWSTRFDICLGVARGLAYLHEESRLRIVHRDVKASNILLDSDLIPKISDFGLAKLYDDKKSHISTRVAGTIGYLAPEYAMRGHLTEKADVFAFGVVALELVSGRPNSDSSLEEEKIYLLEWAWQLHENNREVDLADSRLSEFNEEEVKRLIGVSLLCTQASPTLRPSMSRVVAMLSGDIEVSIVTTRPGYLTDWKYDDITSVTSEDAIDASYFNSSSTGRNIGGDVGNSPAYASKLMLGDTIEKGQ, via the exons ATGGCAGGATCATCACCTCTTCTAGTTTATGCTTTTTGTGCTGCTTGCATCTTTTGCCAACTTTTTGAGTTAGCTCAAGCTCAAAATCGAACAGATCCTGCTGAAG TGACAGCACTGAATACAATATTTCAAAAATGGGGGATCTCAGCAAATTCAGATCAATGGAATATAAGTGGGGAACCATGCAGTGGAGCAGCCATCGACTCCACCGACTTCGAGGACACAAACTTTAACCCCTTGATCAAATGTGACTGTTCTGCCAATAGTAACTCTACTTGCCACATTACCCAATT GAAGGTTTATGCCCTGAATGTAGTTGGCGTAATTCCAGATGAACTATGGACTTTGACTTTCCTCATCAATCT GAAATTAGGCCAAAATTACTTGACTGGTAACCTGTCTACATCCATTGGCAAACTATATCGCATGCAATACCT gaGTTTTGGCATCAATGCATTATCAGGGACACTTCCAAAGGAACTTGGAAATCTTACAGAATTAATATCATT GTCTTTTTCGACAAACAACTTCACTGGTTCTCTTCCATCTGATCTTGGGAAATTAGTGAAATTAGAACAGCT CTACATTGTTAGTTCTGGAGTTAGTGGTGCGATTCCTTTGACATTTGCTAATTTAAAAAGCCTTAAGACAGT GTGGGCTTCAGACACTGAACTAACGGGCCGAATACCTGACTTCATTGGGAATTGGTCAAAGCTTACTACCTT GAGGTTTCAAGGAAACTCTTTAGAAGGTCCAATACCCTCAACATTTTCCAAATTGACTTCCCTGACAGAGTT AAGAATAAGTGATTTGTCTAATGGAAGCTCTTCACTGGCATTTATACAGAATATGAAATCTCTAAGTATCTT AGTGCTAAGGAATAATAACATTTCTGATTCAATTCCATCAAATATAGGAGAATACCAAAAGTTGTCACAGCT ggatttgagcTTCAACAATATAACAGGACAGATTCCAAATGCTCTTTTCAATTTGAGCTCGCTCTCGTACTT GTTTCTTGGAAATAATAAGTTAAATGGCACTGTGCCTACACAAAAGAGTGGATCTCTTGTCAACAT TGATTTGTCTTACAATAATTTACAGGGAAGCTTTCCTTCTTGGGTCAGCGAACAAAATTTACAACT TAATTTAGTTGccaacaatttcacaatagaAAGTTCAAGCAGCAG TGTTTTGCCTTCAGGATTGAACTGTCTTCAACGAGATTTTCCTTGCAATCGAGGCACTGGAAGAT ATTCTGAGTTTGCAATTAAGTGCGGTGGTCCTCAGATTACCTCTTCTAATGGGATTGTGTATGAGAGGGATAATGAGACACTTGGTCCAGCTACATATTATGTGGTTGACACAGACAGGTGGGCAGTTAGCAATGTTGGATATTTTACTGGGACCAATAATGCTCAGTATACAAGTTTTTCATCATCTCAATTCACGAGTTTAGACTCAGAGCTGTTCCAAACAGCTCGACTCTCTGCTTCATCATTACGATACTATGGCCTAGGGCTTGAGAATGGAAACTACACTGTGAGCCTCCAGTTTGCAGAAATAGCTTTTGTAAACACTGAGACATGGCAAAGTCTTGGGAGGCGTGTCTTTGATATTTATATCCAG GGGAATCTTGTTTTAAAGGATTTTGACATACGAAAGGAAGCCGGTGGTGCCTCTTTTGCAGCTGTTCCAAAGGAATATAATAATGTTCAGGTATCAGAAAACTACCTTGAAATCCATCTCTTTTGGGCTGGAAAAGGGACTTGCTGTGTACCTGCTCAAGGTACTTATGGACCTTCTATTTCAGCCATCAGTGCTACCCCAG AATTTACACCCACTGTTAGTAACATGCCTCCAAGCAGCAACAAGAATAGGACTGGTCTGATTGTGggtgttgttgttggtgttgggGTTTTGAGCTTTCTGGCTGTTTTCGTGGTTTTCTATATTGTTCAAAGAAGAAAACCACTGACCAATGATGATGAAG AGCTCCTCGGAATAGATGCTAAAACATTCACTTTCAGCTATGCTGAACTAAAGACAGCTACAGAAGATTTTATTCCTGATAATAAGCTTGGAGAGGGAGGATTTGGGCCAGTTTATAAG GGAACACTTAGTGATGGGAGAGTGATTGCTGTGAAGCAACTGTCTGTTACATCACACCAAGGAAAGAACCAATTCCTGACTGAGATTGCTACTATATCCGCTGTGCAACACCGTAACCTTGTGAAGCTGTATGGATGTTGCATTGAGGGAGATAAACGACTCCTTGTGTATGAGTATCTAGAAAATAAAAGTCTTGATCAAGCATTATTTG GAAAAAGAATCTTGAATCTCGATTGGTCAACACGCTTCGATATATGCTTGGGTGTAGCAAGAGGTTTAGCTTATCTTCATGAGGAGTCACGGCTTCGGATTGTACACAGAGATGTGAAGGCTAGTAATATCCTGCTTGACTCTGATCTCATCCCCAAAATATCAGACTTTGGCTTGGCTAAGCtttatgatgataaaaagtcCCACATAAGCACGCGCGTTGCAGGGACTAT TGGGTATCTTGCACCGGAGTACGCCATGCGTGGGCACCTTACAGAGAAGGCTGATGTGTTTGCCTTTGGTGTTGTGGCTCTAGAGCTTGTTAGTGGGAGGCCAAATTCTGACTCAAGcttggaagaagaaaagatatATCTTCTTGAATGG GCTTGGCAGTTGCATGAAAACAACCGTGAAGTTGATCTTGCAGACTCTAGATTATCAGAATTCAATGAGGAAGAAGTAAAACGACTGATAGGAGTATCTCTTTTGTGCACTCAAGCATCCCCAACATTGCGGCCATCAATGTCACGTGTGGTGGCAATGCTCTCAGGAGATATTGAAGTGAGCATTGTAACTACAAGGCCAGGATATTTAACAGATTGGAAATATGATGATATAACCAGTGTAACTAGTGAGGATGCAATTGATGCTAGCTATTTCAACTCATCATCAACTGGTAGAAACATAGGGGGTGATGTAGGGAATTCACCAGCATATGCTTCTAAACTTATGCTTGGTGATACTATTGAAAAGGGTCAATGA
- the LOC142617214 gene encoding putative LRR receptor-like serine/threonine-protein kinase At1g56140 isoform X2, whose protein sequence is MAGSSPLLVYAFCAACIFCQLFELAQAQNRTDPAEVTALNTIFQKWGISANSDQWNISGEPCSGAAIDSTDFEDTNFNPLIKCDCSANSNSTCHITQLKVYALNVVGVIPDELWTLTFLINLKLGQNYLTGNLSTSIGKLYRMQYLSFGINALSGTLPKELGNLTELISLSFSTNNFTGSLPSDLGKLVKLEQLYIVSSGVSGAIPLTFANLKSLKTVWASDTELTGRIPDFIGNWSKLTTLRFQGNSLEGPIPSTFSKLTSLTELRISDLSNGSSSLAFIQNMKSLSILVLRNNNISDSIPSNIGEYQKLSQLFLGNNKLNGTVPTQKSGSLVNIDLSYNNLQGSFPSWVSEQNLQLNLVANNFTIESSSSSVLPSGLNCLQRDFPCNRGTGRYSEFAIKCGGPQITSSNGIVYERDNETLGPATYYVVDTDRWAVSNVGYFTGTNNAQYTSFSSSQFTSLDSELFQTARLSASSLRYYGLGLENGNYTVSLQFAEIAFVNTETWQSLGRRVFDIYIQGNLVLKDFDIRKEAGGASFAAVPKEYNNVQVSENYLEIHLFWAGKGTCCVPAQGTYGPSISAISATPEFTPTVSNMPPSSNKNRTGLIVGVVVGVGVLSFLAVFVVFYIVQRRKPLTNDDEELLGIDAKTFTFSYAELKTATEDFIPDNKLGEGGFGPVYKGTLSDGRVIAVKQLSVTSHQGKNQFLTEIATISAVQHRNLVKLYGCCIEGDKRLLVYEYLENKSLDQALFGKRILNLDWSTRFDICLGVARGLAYLHEESRLRIVHRDVKASNILLDSDLIPKISDFGLAKLYDDKKSHISTRVAGTIGYLAPEYAMRGHLTEKADVFAFGVVALELVSGRPNSDSSLEEEKIYLLEWAWQLHENNREVDLADSRLSEFNEEEVKRLIGVSLLCTQASPTLRPSMSRVVAMLSGDIEVSIVTTRPGYLTDWKYDDITSVTSEDAIDASYFNSSSTGRNIGGDVGNSPAYASKLMLGDTIEKGQ, encoded by the exons ATGGCAGGATCATCACCTCTTCTAGTTTATGCTTTTTGTGCTGCTTGCATCTTTTGCCAACTTTTTGAGTTAGCTCAAGCTCAAAATCGAACAGATCCTGCTGAAG TGACAGCACTGAATACAATATTTCAAAAATGGGGGATCTCAGCAAATTCAGATCAATGGAATATAAGTGGGGAACCATGCAGTGGAGCAGCCATCGACTCCACCGACTTCGAGGACACAAACTTTAACCCCTTGATCAAATGTGACTGTTCTGCCAATAGTAACTCTACTTGCCACATTACCCAATT GAAGGTTTATGCCCTGAATGTAGTTGGCGTAATTCCAGATGAACTATGGACTTTGACTTTCCTCATCAATCT GAAATTAGGCCAAAATTACTTGACTGGTAACCTGTCTACATCCATTGGCAAACTATATCGCATGCAATACCT gaGTTTTGGCATCAATGCATTATCAGGGACACTTCCAAAGGAACTTGGAAATCTTACAGAATTAATATCATT GTCTTTTTCGACAAACAACTTCACTGGTTCTCTTCCATCTGATCTTGGGAAATTAGTGAAATTAGAACAGCT CTACATTGTTAGTTCTGGAGTTAGTGGTGCGATTCCTTTGACATTTGCTAATTTAAAAAGCCTTAAGACAGT GTGGGCTTCAGACACTGAACTAACGGGCCGAATACCTGACTTCATTGGGAATTGGTCAAAGCTTACTACCTT GAGGTTTCAAGGAAACTCTTTAGAAGGTCCAATACCCTCAACATTTTCCAAATTGACTTCCCTGACAGAGTT AAGAATAAGTGATTTGTCTAATGGAAGCTCTTCACTGGCATTTATACAGAATATGAAATCTCTAAGTATCTT AGTGCTAAGGAATAATAACATTTCTGATTCAATTCCATCAAATATAGGAGAATACCAAAAGTTGTCACAGCT GTTTCTTGGAAATAATAAGTTAAATGGCACTGTGCCTACACAAAAGAGTGGATCTCTTGTCAACAT TGATTTGTCTTACAATAATTTACAGGGAAGCTTTCCTTCTTGGGTCAGCGAACAAAATTTACAACT TAATTTAGTTGccaacaatttcacaatagaAAGTTCAAGCAGCAG TGTTTTGCCTTCAGGATTGAACTGTCTTCAACGAGATTTTCCTTGCAATCGAGGCACTGGAAGAT ATTCTGAGTTTGCAATTAAGTGCGGTGGTCCTCAGATTACCTCTTCTAATGGGATTGTGTATGAGAGGGATAATGAGACACTTGGTCCAGCTACATATTATGTGGTTGACACAGACAGGTGGGCAGTTAGCAATGTTGGATATTTTACTGGGACCAATAATGCTCAGTATACAAGTTTTTCATCATCTCAATTCACGAGTTTAGACTCAGAGCTGTTCCAAACAGCTCGACTCTCTGCTTCATCATTACGATACTATGGCCTAGGGCTTGAGAATGGAAACTACACTGTGAGCCTCCAGTTTGCAGAAATAGCTTTTGTAAACACTGAGACATGGCAAAGTCTTGGGAGGCGTGTCTTTGATATTTATATCCAG GGGAATCTTGTTTTAAAGGATTTTGACATACGAAAGGAAGCCGGTGGTGCCTCTTTTGCAGCTGTTCCAAAGGAATATAATAATGTTCAGGTATCAGAAAACTACCTTGAAATCCATCTCTTTTGGGCTGGAAAAGGGACTTGCTGTGTACCTGCTCAAGGTACTTATGGACCTTCTATTTCAGCCATCAGTGCTACCCCAG AATTTACACCCACTGTTAGTAACATGCCTCCAAGCAGCAACAAGAATAGGACTGGTCTGATTGTGggtgttgttgttggtgttgggGTTTTGAGCTTTCTGGCTGTTTTCGTGGTTTTCTATATTGTTCAAAGAAGAAAACCACTGACCAATGATGATGAAG AGCTCCTCGGAATAGATGCTAAAACATTCACTTTCAGCTATGCTGAACTAAAGACAGCTACAGAAGATTTTATTCCTGATAATAAGCTTGGAGAGGGAGGATTTGGGCCAGTTTATAAG GGAACACTTAGTGATGGGAGAGTGATTGCTGTGAAGCAACTGTCTGTTACATCACACCAAGGAAAGAACCAATTCCTGACTGAGATTGCTACTATATCCGCTGTGCAACACCGTAACCTTGTGAAGCTGTATGGATGTTGCATTGAGGGAGATAAACGACTCCTTGTGTATGAGTATCTAGAAAATAAAAGTCTTGATCAAGCATTATTTG GAAAAAGAATCTTGAATCTCGATTGGTCAACACGCTTCGATATATGCTTGGGTGTAGCAAGAGGTTTAGCTTATCTTCATGAGGAGTCACGGCTTCGGATTGTACACAGAGATGTGAAGGCTAGTAATATCCTGCTTGACTCTGATCTCATCCCCAAAATATCAGACTTTGGCTTGGCTAAGCtttatgatgataaaaagtcCCACATAAGCACGCGCGTTGCAGGGACTAT TGGGTATCTTGCACCGGAGTACGCCATGCGTGGGCACCTTACAGAGAAGGCTGATGTGTTTGCCTTTGGTGTTGTGGCTCTAGAGCTTGTTAGTGGGAGGCCAAATTCTGACTCAAGcttggaagaagaaaagatatATCTTCTTGAATGG GCTTGGCAGTTGCATGAAAACAACCGTGAAGTTGATCTTGCAGACTCTAGATTATCAGAATTCAATGAGGAAGAAGTAAAACGACTGATAGGAGTATCTCTTTTGTGCACTCAAGCATCCCCAACATTGCGGCCATCAATGTCACGTGTGGTGGCAATGCTCTCAGGAGATATTGAAGTGAGCATTGTAACTACAAGGCCAGGATATTTAACAGATTGGAAATATGATGATATAACCAGTGTAACTAGTGAGGATGCAATTGATGCTAGCTATTTCAACTCATCATCAACTGGTAGAAACATAGGGGGTGATGTAGGGAATTCACCAGCATATGCTTCTAAACTTATGCTTGGTGATACTATTGAAAAGGGTCAATGA